A window of Desulfuromonas soudanensis genomic DNA:
TTTCCCCCCCTTCGCTTTCTCCCGGCAGCAGCAGCTCGAGCAGCCTCTCCTCGGCCAGATCTTCCGCCTTGACCCGCACCGTCTGGGCCTCTTCGGCCTTGACCATGAGGATGGCCAGGTCGAGGAGGTCGCGGACCATGCTCTCGACGTCGCGGCCGACGTAGCCGACCTCGGTGAACTTGCTCGCCTCGACCTTGACGAAAGGGGCCTGGGCCAGCTTGGCCAGGCGCCGGGCGATCTCCGTCTTGCCGACCCCGGTGGGACCGATCATGATGATGTTCTTCGGCGCGATCTCCTCCCGCAGTTCGGCCGGAACCTGCTGGCGGCGCCAGCGGTTGCGCAGGGCGACGGCGACGGCGCGCTTGGCCCCCTTCTGGCCGATGATGTAGCGGTCGAGTTCGGAGACGATCTCCCGGGGGGTGAAGTTGTTCACGGCAGCACCTCCACCAGAATCTGGTCGTTGGTGTAGATGCAGATGCCGGCGGCGATCAGCATCGCCTCCTCGGCCACCTTTTGCGCCGGCAAGTCCGAATGGGCCATGAGCGCCCGCGCCGCCGCCAGGGCGTAGGGGCCGCCGGAGCCGATGGCGGCGATGCCGTCATCCGGCTCGATGACGTCCCCCGAACCGGAGAGGATCAGGGTCGTTTCGGCGTCGGCGACGATGAGGAGCGCCTCGAGTTTGCGCAGCATCCTGTCGGTGCGCCAGTCCTTGGCCAGGGCGACCGCCGCCCGCATCAGGTTGCCGCGGAATTCCTGGAGCTTGACGTCGAACTTTTCGAAGAGGGTGAAGGCGTCGGCGGTGCTCCCGGCAAAGCCGGCGATGACCCGGTCCTGGTACATGCGGCGGATCTTGCGGGCGGTGTGCTTCATCACCGTGTTCCCCATGGTCACCTGGCCGTCTCCGGCCAGGGCGATCTCGCCGTTTTTGCGAACGCAGATGATGGTGGTTCCTCGAAACATCTCGACCCCTTTTCGTGGCCGCAACAAGCGCCAGCCGGGAAATGAAAAATGCGATAAATATAACACAGAGATTGGGGAATAAAAAAAGGAAAAACGCTTTTATTCCCGCGAACAGAGGCCTCTGCTCCGGCGTGCCGGGGGACAGGGCGAAGGGGGGAGAGGTCAGCGCGGCAACGTCAGGGTGGCGACGGTGCCGCGGCCGGGTTGGCTTTCGAGACGGATGGTGCCGCCGTGCATCTGCACGAACTGGCGGGCATAGTAGAGGCCGAGGCCGAAGCCGCGCACCTGTCCGGTATGGGCGGGGTCGACCTGGTAGAACTTGTCGAAGACCCGGGGAAGTTCGTCGGCCGGAATCCCCTGGCCGGTGTCGGCAATCACCAGAAGGAGTTCCCGGTCCCGTCCTTCGACGCTCAGGGAGACCGTTCCCCCCGGAGGGGTGAACTTGAGGGCGTTCTCCAGCAGCGCCAGCAGGGCGAATCGGATGAGTTTGCCGTCGAGCTGCATGGGCGGTTGGGGAGCATCGAGAAGGGTTTCGAAGAGGACCCCCTTGTTGACAAAGGCATCCTTGAGATCGGTGACCACGGCCATGGCCAGATCCCGGGGGAAAACCGCCGTCGGCTTCAGGGGACCCTCCTGGAGAATGATCTCGCTGTAGAAGAGAAGGTCCTGGATCAGATAGGTCAGATAACGGGATTCGTCGAGGATCAAGTCGAGGGTCTTGAGAAAGGCGGGGTCGGTGGGATCGCCGATGCCGCCGGCCAGGTTCTGGATGAAGAGGGAGATGGCGGTGGTCGGGGTCTTGAGCTTGTGGGAGATCAGGCCGAGAAAATCGGATTTGAGCCGGTCCATGCGCTTGAGCTGGAGGAGTTCCTCCTTGAGGTCCTTTTTCTCCAGAACCTTGTCGATGGTGGTCTTGAGCTGCAGAAGGTTGATCGGCTTGCTGATGAAGTCGTCGGCGTCGGCCTTGAGGGCGCGGAGAATGATCTCCTTGTCGGCATAGCCGGTCATGACGACCACCACCTGATTCGGTTCCCGCTCCTTGACGGCCCGAAGAAGGTCGAGTCCGTTCATCCCCGGCATCATCACGTCCGTCAGCACCAGGTCGACCGTTTCCCGGGAAAGGATCTCCAGGGCCTCTTCGCCGCAGGTCGCCTGCAGCACCCGGTAACCCTTGAGGACCCGGGCGCAGAGTTCGCGGATCACGGACTCGTCATCCACCATCAGGATGCAGCGCCCCTCCTTTTCCTGGCGCAATGTCATCTCCCCTTCGATCTGCAGGCGCACGCGCTTCTCCCCTGTGCTTTATTGTCGGGCGGGCGGGTTCAAGCGCCGTTTTCGGTCAGCCTGATGCCGTCGCAAAGAACCGGTATTGCCACCAAGACACGGAGACACCAAGAAGGAACGAA
This region includes:
- the hslV gene encoding ATP-dependent protease subunit HslV, whose amino-acid sequence is MFRGTTIICVRKNGEIALAGDGQVTMGNTVMKHTARKIRRMYQDRVIAGFAGSTADAFTLFEKFDVKLQEFRGNLMRAAVALAKDWRTDRMLRKLEALLIVADAETTLILSGSGDVIEPDDGIAAIGSGGPYALAAARALMAHSDLPAQKVAEEAMLIAAGICIYTNDQILVEVLP
- a CDS encoding hybrid sensor histidine kinase/response regulator; amino-acid sequence: MRLQIEGEMTLRQEKEGRCILMVDDESVIRELCARVLKGYRVLQATCGEEALEILSRETVDLVLTDVMMPGMNGLDLLRAVKEREPNQVVVVMTGYADKEIILRALKADADDFISKPINLLQLKTTIDKVLEKKDLKEELLQLKRMDRLKSDFLGLISHKLKTPTTAISLFIQNLAGGIGDPTDPAFLKTLDLILDESRYLTYLIQDLLFYSEIILQEGPLKPTAVFPRDLAMAVVTDLKDAFVNKGVLFETLLDAPQPPMQLDGKLIRFALLALLENALKFTPPGGTVSLSVEGRDRELLLVIADTGQGIPADELPRVFDKFYQVDPAHTGQVRGFGLGLYYARQFVQMHGGTIRLESQPGRGTVATLTLPR